In Metopolophium dirhodum isolate CAU unplaced genomic scaffold, ASM1992520v1 scaffold2, whole genome shotgun sequence, a single genomic region encodes these proteins:
- the LOC132953366 gene encoding uncharacterized protein LOC132953366 isoform X1, with the protein MRRRLAAVFRGKWSRCAMAALALGYAAQCVARNEPYWETDVAYLHWSTDVPAVTVCPAASGPPADRLRPPTPSNPMFNEIDNTLSINIIKRTSEFKKKDSFVMCTNMFKHCSWNGKPFNCCRHFQPHRFIIENPCFCMNSLQTVNKKKKLVVSHFSKNGELKMEFNEPVEISLHSSVDVRFGEELQQQYVTINAGDEMELLYTTRQIVEDVSLVVLDLTKRGCSLQDERKLFHHPVYSKSACLLECALRQPGVYAKNYTLCDCPPTCAEMEINAVWNGTQRSVDNVTRSILTMTKPATERLVMKARKDYVDLIVIVACMLQLFAGINLLDIPKFLCKKTKP; encoded by the exons ATGCGTCGTCGTCTCGCCGCGGTGTTCCGCGGTAAGTGGTCGCGATGCGCGATGGCCGCCCTGGCCCTCGGCTACGCGGCCCAATGTGTGGCCCGCAACGAACCGTACTGGGAAACGGACGTGGCCTACCTGCACTGGTCGACCGACGTGCCAGCGGTCACCGTGTGCCCCGCAGCTTCCGGTCCTCCGGCAGATCGCCTTCGACCGCCGACGCCGAG taaccCAATGTTCAATGAGATTGACAATACCTtaagcataaatataataaaacggaCGAGcgagtttaaaaaaaag GATAGTTTTGTAATGTGTACAAATATGTTTAAACATTGTTCGTGGAATGGAAAACCATTCAACTGTTGCAGACATTTTCAACCACACCGATTCATCATTGAAAACCCCTGTTTTTGCATGAATTCTCTACAAACAGTTAACAA GAAAAAGAAATTAGTCGTAAgccatttttcaaaaaatggaGAGTTAAAAATGGAATTCAATGAGCCAGTTGAG atttcacTGCACAGTTCGGTAGACGTACGATTCGGGGAGGAGTTACAGCAACAATACGTTACGATAAACGCGGGCGACGAAATGGAACTGTTGTATACGACCCGTCAAATCGTCGAGGATGTTTCGTTGGTAGTTTTGGACTTGACCAAACGTGGATGTTCGTTGCAAGACGAGAGAAAGTTATTTCATCACCCCGTTTACAGTAAATCCGCCTGTTTACTAGAGTGTGCTTTGCGCCAACCCGGAGTATACG ctAAAAATTATACGTTGTGCGATTGTCCTCCGACATGCGCAGAAATGGAAATAAATGCCGTATGGAATGGAACCCAAAG ATCGGTCGATAATGTTACAAGAAGCATTCTCACGATGACAAAACCAGCAACGGAGCGATTGGTAATGAAAGCCAGAAAAGATTACGTTGATTTAATAG TTATCGTTGCCTGCATGTTACAATTGTTCGCGGGAATTAATCTGTTGGACATTCCAAAATTTTTATGCAAGAAAACTAAACCCTGA
- the LOC132953366 gene encoding uncharacterized protein LOC132953366 isoform X2, translating into MDSEIRTGRQTFASNPMFNEIDNTLSINIIKRTSEFKKKDSFVMCTNMFKHCSWNGKPFNCCRHFQPHRFIIENPCFCMNSLQTVNKKKKLVVSHFSKNGELKMEFNEPVEISLHSSVDVRFGEELQQQYVTINAGDEMELLYTTRQIVEDVSLVVLDLTKRGCSLQDERKLFHHPVYSKSACLLECALRQPGVYAKNYTLCDCPPTCAEMEINAVWNGTQRSVDNVTRSILTMTKPATERLVMKARKDYVDLIVIVACMLQLFAGINLLDIPKFLCKKTKP; encoded by the exons taaccCAATGTTCAATGAGATTGACAATACCTtaagcataaatataataaaacggaCGAGcgagtttaaaaaaaag GATAGTTTTGTAATGTGTACAAATATGTTTAAACATTGTTCGTGGAATGGAAAACCATTCAACTGTTGCAGACATTTTCAACCACACCGATTCATCATTGAAAACCCCTGTTTTTGCATGAATTCTCTACAAACAGTTAACAA GAAAAAGAAATTAGTCGTAAgccatttttcaaaaaatggaGAGTTAAAAATGGAATTCAATGAGCCAGTTGAG atttcacTGCACAGTTCGGTAGACGTACGATTCGGGGAGGAGTTACAGCAACAATACGTTACGATAAACGCGGGCGACGAAATGGAACTGTTGTATACGACCCGTCAAATCGTCGAGGATGTTTCGTTGGTAGTTTTGGACTTGACCAAACGTGGATGTTCGTTGCAAGACGAGAGAAAGTTATTTCATCACCCCGTTTACAGTAAATCCGCCTGTTTACTAGAGTGTGCTTTGCGCCAACCCGGAGTATACG ctAAAAATTATACGTTGTGCGATTGTCCTCCGACATGCGCAGAAATGGAAATAAATGCCGTATGGAATGGAACCCAAAG ATCGGTCGATAATGTTACAAGAAGCATTCTCACGATGACAAAACCAGCAACGGAGCGATTGGTAATGAAAGCCAGAAAAGATTACGTTGATTTAATAG TTATCGTTGCCTGCATGTTACAATTGTTCGCGGGAATTAATCTGTTGGACATTCCAAAATTTTTATGCAAGAAAACTAAACCCTGA